A genome region from Staphylococcus capitis subsp. capitis includes the following:
- a CDS encoding sodium:proton antiporter — protein MEIFETLLIFTTVVIVSSFVHSFIPKVPLAFIQIVLGMILYLTPIPVEFNFDSELFMVTLIAPLLFVEGVNVSRVHLRKYIKPVMMMALGLVITTVIGVGLFVHWIWPELPIGAAFAIAAILCPTDAVAVQAITNGKVLPKGAMTILEGESLLNDAAGIISFKIAVGVLVTGTFSLFDAVQQFLIASIGGAIVGLLIGMALVRFRLTLMRRGIENINMFTFIQLLTPFVTYLIAELFHASGIIAAVVAGLVHGFERDRIAQTRTQLQMSYNHTWNILGYVLNGFVFSILGFLVPEVIVKIIKTEPHNLLFLVVITVLVALAVYLFRFVWVYVLYPYFYLSVSPFQKMISKDDDDKAPEKKPKRSLYALIMTLCGVHGTISLAIALTLPYYLANHHSFHYRNDLLFIASGMVIISLVIAQVLLPLVTPNKPKVKLGNMTFKEARVYILEHVIDYLNQKSTFETSYRYGNVIKEYHDKLTFLKTVEKEDENSKELERLQKIAFNVETKTLEQLVDDGEITDSVLENYMRYAERTQVYKQASLFRRITVVLRGMLLKRRVKTKINSASSLSVTDNLLELGKINKLVHYNVVSRLSKEATTDNKLEIGMICDGYLMRIDNLTPNNFFNSQSEDTITRIKLNALREQRRILRELIEDEEITEGTALKLRESINYDEMVIVDSMT, from the coding sequence TTGGAGATATTTGAAACTTTACTTATTTTTACTACAGTAGTTATCGTAAGCTCCTTTGTCCATAGTTTCATACCAAAGGTACCTCTTGCGTTTATTCAAATCGTTCTTGGAATGATTTTATACCTCACTCCAATTCCAGTTGAATTTAACTTTGACTCAGAACTATTTATGGTCACATTAATTGCCCCATTATTATTTGTAGAAGGGGTTAACGTTTCAAGAGTACATTTAAGAAAGTATATTAAACCTGTAATGATGATGGCTTTAGGTCTCGTTATTACAACAGTGATTGGTGTAGGATTGTTCGTACATTGGATTTGGCCCGAACTACCGATTGGTGCAGCCTTTGCAATTGCAGCAATTCTCTGTCCTACAGATGCTGTAGCAGTTCAAGCAATCACTAACGGTAAGGTGTTGCCTAAAGGTGCGATGACGATTCTTGAAGGTGAATCATTACTTAATGATGCAGCCGGTATCATTTCATTTAAAATTGCTGTAGGCGTATTAGTCACAGGTACGTTTTCACTTTTCGATGCGGTACAACAATTTTTAATTGCATCTATAGGTGGGGCAATTGTTGGTTTACTTATAGGTATGGCACTTGTTCGTTTTCGTTTAACTCTGATGAGACGAGGCATTGAGAATATTAATATGTTCACATTTATACAGTTATTAACGCCATTTGTGACATATCTTATTGCAGAACTGTTTCATGCGTCAGGTATTATCGCAGCTGTAGTAGCCGGACTCGTCCATGGATTTGAACGAGATCGTATCGCTCAAACACGTACACAATTACAAATGAGTTATAACCACACATGGAATATTCTAGGTTATGTTTTAAATGGTTTTGTCTTTTCAATATTAGGTTTCTTAGTACCTGAGGTTATTGTGAAGATTATTAAGACAGAACCACATAATTTACTATTCTTAGTAGTTATCACTGTACTAGTCGCTTTAGCGGTATACCTCTTCAGATTTGTATGGGTATATGTGCTTTATCCTTATTTCTATTTATCAGTCAGTCCTTTCCAGAAAATGATATCAAAAGACGATGACGATAAAGCCCCAGAGAAAAAGCCTAAGAGAAGCTTATATGCACTTATTATGACGCTTTGCGGTGTACACGGGACAATTTCACTAGCAATCGCATTAACATTACCTTATTACTTGGCAAATCATCATTCATTCCATTATAGAAATGATTTATTATTTATTGCGTCAGGAATGGTCATCATTAGCTTGGTCATTGCTCAAGTATTACTTCCTTTAGTTACGCCTAATAAACCAAAAGTGAAATTAGGTAATATGACATTCAAAGAAGCAAGAGTATATATTTTGGAACATGTGATTGATTATTTAAATCAGAAATCTACATTTGAAACAAGTTACCGTTATGGAAATGTGATTAAAGAATATCATGATAAACTCACGTTCCTTAAAACAGTTGAAAAGGAAGATGAAAACTCTAAAGAGTTAGAACGTCTTCAAAAAATTGCGTTTAATGTAGAAACAAAAACATTAGAACAACTTGTTGATGATGGTGAGATTACAGATAGTGTACTTGAAAACTATATGCGCTATGCTGAACGTACACAAGTCTACAAACAAGCGTCACTATTTAGAAGGATTACAGTTGTTTTAAGAGGAATGTTATTGAAACGCCGTGTTAAAACTAAAATAAATTCTGCATCTTCTTTAAGTGTTACAGATAACTTACTTGAATTAGGTAAAATAAATAAATTAGTTCATTACAATGTAGTAAGTAGATTGTCTAAAGAGGCAACAACAGATAACAAACTAGAGATTGGTATGATATGCGATGGTTATCTTATGCGTATAGATAACTTAACTCCGAATAATTTCTTCAATTCTCAAAGTGAAGATACGATTACTAGAATTAAGTTGAATGCTTTAAGAGAACAGCGTCGAATTCTTCGTGAATTAATAGAAGATGAAGAAATTACAGAAGGTACAGCATTGAAGCTTAGAGAATCTATTAACTATGATGAAATGGTTATCGTTGATAGTATGACATGA